One genomic window of Halolamina sediminis includes the following:
- a CDS encoding transcriptional regulator codes for MEESTTRQRIVDALRGEPATPRELSKRVGVPTSVVYDHARHVAKSLANDDEQLLVAPPECKDCGFAGFDDPLSAPSRCPECNCERLAEPQLVVESR; via the coding sequence ATGGAGGAGTCGACCACCCGCCAGCGGATCGTCGACGCGCTCCGGGGCGAGCCGGCAACGCCGCGAGAGCTGTCAAAGCGCGTCGGCGTGCCCACGAGCGTCGTCTACGACCACGCCCGCCACGTCGCCAAGAGCCTCGCGAACGACGACGAGCAGCTGCTGGTCGCGCCGCCGGAGTGCAAGGACTGTGGGTTTGCGGGGTTCGACGACCCGCTGTCGGCGCCGAGCCGGTGTCCGGAGTGCAACTGCGAGCGACTCGCCGAGCCGCAGTTGGTGGTGGAGTCGCGGTAG
- a CDS encoding CBS pair associated ParBc domain-containing protein — protein sequence MSAKTRVKEYMTREVATVDAEDTVGDVARQIAESDHNGFPVTDGRKVEGFVSARDLLLADEAAPIFTVMVEDIVVAHPEMDVTDAARVILRSGIQKLPVVDDAGNLTGIISNTDVVRSQIERATPEKVGELMETLQHIHDVTVSEERRQVRLDDLVPTQDRVYADELEGRRYELEHGLAEPLVVIANATGEKELLLLTDGHHRALAADRSNIEEMDAYVIVVEAAEPITLGMERTAEQEGLDSIDDVAVVDYARHPLIETTKRLQ from the coding sequence ATGAGTGCCAAAACGCGGGTCAAGGAGTACATGACCCGGGAGGTCGCGACGGTCGACGCCGAGGACACGGTCGGCGACGTGGCGCGACAGATCGCCGAGAGCGACCACAACGGGTTCCCCGTGACCGACGGCCGGAAAGTCGAGGGGTTCGTCTCCGCGCGGGACCTGCTGTTGGCCGACGAGGCGGCACCGATCTTCACCGTGATGGTGGAGGACATCGTCGTCGCCCACCCCGAGATGGACGTGACCGACGCCGCGCGAGTGATCCTCCGCTCGGGGATCCAGAAGCTGCCCGTCGTCGACGACGCGGGCAACCTCACGGGCATCATCTCCAACACCGACGTGGTGCGTAGCCAGATCGAGCGCGCCACCCCCGAGAAGGTGGGCGAGCTGATGGAGACGCTCCAGCACATCCACGACGTGACGGTCAGCGAGGAGCGCCGGCAGGTCCGCCTCGACGACCTCGTCCCCACGCAGGACCGGGTGTACGCCGACGAACTCGAAGGGCGACGCTACGAGCTCGAACACGGGCTCGCCGAGCCGCTCGTCGTCATCGCCAACGCGACCGGGGAGAAGGAGCTCCTGCTGTTGACCGACGGCCACCACCGCGCGCTGGCCGCCGACCGGTCGAATATCGAGGAGATGGACGCCTACGTCATCGTCGTCGAGGCCGCCGAGCCGATCACGCTGGGGATGGAGCGCACCGCCGAGCAGGAGGGACTCGACTCCATCGACGACGTGGCGGTGGTCGACTACGCCCGCCACCCGCTGATCGAGACGACCAAGCGACTGCAGTAG
- a CDS encoding DHH family phosphoesterase, with protein MVTRLVLGCGAVGFDLIQRLPHGETTVVTDDEPRAESLREASIAAVEGDPTDPAAHAPDADIVLVASDEPERNRTVAAAARETFPDAMLIAYAGEGARPDTVDAIRDTVDRLIDPTEALAGRVLDRTVGFESERARGLRGALLDAEEPVAVVAHDNPDPDAIASAVALCRLADRIGVDADPCYHGEISHQENRALVNLLDLPIVRLEAGDIEAYGGVALVDHSRAGVNDSLPEDTEIDIVIDHHPPRGAVDGEFVDLRSGVGATSTLLTEYLDRFDVPIDTTTASALLYGIQVDTKEFTREVSKADFAAAASLIPDVDADTLSRVESPSLSIETVSVLAAAIENRTVDDGALSTCVGEVRDRDALAQAAERLLDMEAVQITLVYGFMDETIYVSGRARGSELDLGETLRDAFGAIGDAGGHADMAGAQIPLGILAETGSDRTGSLTEIVTEVIEGRFFDALSDAPDAPTADDSLEYDYAPEGAASVALPDESGRTDTADDDTEG; from the coding sequence ATGGTCACCCGGCTGGTGCTGGGCTGCGGTGCGGTCGGCTTCGATCTCATCCAGCGACTGCCCCACGGGGAGACGACCGTCGTCACCGACGACGAACCCCGCGCGGAGAGCCTCCGTGAGGCCAGCATCGCCGCCGTCGAGGGCGACCCCACGGATCCGGCGGCTCACGCGCCCGACGCCGACATCGTGCTCGTCGCGAGCGACGAGCCCGAGCGCAACCGGACCGTCGCCGCGGCCGCCCGCGAGACGTTCCCCGACGCGATGCTGATCGCCTACGCCGGCGAGGGGGCACGGCCCGACACCGTCGACGCGATCCGCGACACGGTCGACCGCCTGATCGACCCGACCGAGGCGCTGGCCGGGCGCGTGCTCGACCGGACGGTCGGCTTCGAGAGCGAGCGCGCCCGCGGCCTGCGCGGGGCGCTGCTCGACGCCGAGGAGCCAGTCGCCGTCGTCGCCCACGACAACCCCGACCCCGACGCCATCGCGAGCGCGGTCGCGCTCTGTCGGCTGGCCGACCGGATCGGCGTCGACGCCGATCCCTGCTACCACGGCGAGATCAGCCACCAGGAGAACCGCGCGCTGGTGAACCTGCTCGACCTCCCGATCGTCCGGCTCGAAGCCGGCGATATCGAGGCGTACGGTGGCGTCGCACTCGTCGATCACTCCCGGGCCGGCGTCAACGACAGCCTCCCCGAAGACACGGAGATCGACATCGTGATCGACCACCACCCGCCGCGGGGGGCAGTCGATGGCGAGTTCGTCGACCTCCGCAGCGGCGTCGGCGCGACGAGCACGCTGCTGACGGAGTACCTCGACCGGTTCGACGTGCCCATAGACACGACGACCGCGAGTGCGCTGCTGTACGGCATCCAGGTCGACACCAAGGAGTTCACCCGCGAGGTGTCGAAGGCCGACTTCGCGGCGGCGGCGTCGCTGATTCCCGACGTGGACGCCGACACGCTCTCGCGGGTGGAGTCGCCCAGCCTCTCGATCGAGACGGTGTCCGTGCTGGCCGCGGCGATCGAGAACCGCACGGTCGACGACGGCGCGCTCTCGACCTGTGTCGGCGAGGTCCGCGACCGCGACGCGCTGGCACAGGCCGCCGAGCGCCTGCTCGACATGGAGGCTGTCCAGATCACGCTCGTCTACGGGTTCATGGACGAGACGATCTACGTCTCCGGCCGGGCACGTGGCTCGGAGCTCGACCTCGGCGAGACGCTGCGGGACGCGTTCGGCGCCATCGGCGACGCCGGCGGCCACGCCGACATGGCCGGCGCCCAGATCCCGCTGGGGATCCTCGCCGAGACTGGCTCCGACCGCACCGGCTCGCTGACGGAGATCGTCACGGAGGTAATCGAGGGGCGCTTCTTCGACGCGCTGTCGGACGCGCCGGACGCTCCCACGGCCGACGACTCGCTGGAGTACGACTACGCCCCCGAGGGGGCGGCGTCGGTCGCGCTGCCCGACGAGTCGGGACGCACTGACACTGCGGACGACGACACCGAGGGCTGA